A window of the Wolbachia endosymbiont (group A) of Pogonocherus hispidulus genome harbors these coding sequences:
- a CDS encoding Fic family protein — MNWKNFRLSTRLNLEGPVIEQVYELIAAVDSVKNSWQVTKKLLPQTIERLTHSVIVTSSGASNRIEGNRLTDKEVEDLYKNLRVKKFKNRDEQEIAGYLEMLKLIFHDYTDIPISESSILHINNQMLLYSEKDLYHRGKYKASSNRVEAKDQNGKVVGIIFDPTPPYLVRKEVQELIDWYHWSLNNKFKHPLIIVANFVFEYLAIHPFQDGNGRTSRLMTNLMLLQQGYDFVSIVSHEKIIETNKLDYYLALNKTQSSWKSGKEDISPWLIFFLNVLKTQANEAHYILERENTEYLLSRKQLFFWEWALSLADKEFSRKDAIEALGFPPRTVEAITKKLLGMKYLQRLGEGKATRYKVII; from the coding sequence ATGAACTGGAAGAATTTTCGTCTTAGTACACGTCTCAACCTAGAAGGGCCTGTGATTGAGCAAGTGTACGAGTTAATTGCTGCAGTTGATAGTGTTAAAAATAGCTGGCAGGTAACGAAAAAACTACTACCACAAACAATTGAAAGATTAACTCATTCAGTTATTGTTACATCTTCTGGCGCTTCTAACCGTATTGAAGGAAATCGTCTAACCGATAAAGAAGTTGAGGATCTATATAAAAACCTACGTGTCAAAAAATTTAAAAATAGAGATGAGCAAGAAATTGCTGGCTACTTAGAAATGCTTAAACTAATATTTCATGATTATACGGATATTCCAATTAGTGAGTCATCAATATTGCACATTAACAACCAGATGCTACTTTATAGTGAAAAAGATTTGTATCATAGAGGAAAATACAAAGCAAGTTCTAATAGAGTTGAGGCAAAAGATCAGAATGGAAAAGTTGTTGGTATAATTTTTGATCCCACACCACCTTACCTTGTTAGAAAGGAAGTACAAGAGCTTATTGATTGGTATCACTGGTCCTTAAATAATAAATTTAAGCATCCTCTTATTATTGTTGCTAACTTTGTTTTTGAGTATTTGGCAATACACCCTTTTCAAGATGGGAATGGCAGAACTAGTAGATTGATGACTAATTTAATGCTGTTGCAGCAGGGTTATGATTTTGTATCTATTGTATCACATGAAAAGATAATTGAAACTAACAAACTTGATTACTATTTAGCGCTTAATAAAACACAAAGTAGCTGGAAAAGTGGCAAAGAAGATATTTCCCCATGGTTAATATTTTTTCTTAATGTGCTCAAAACGCAAGCAAATGAGGCGCATTATATTCTTGAGAGGGAGAATACTGAATATTTATTATCAAGAAAACAATTGTTCTTCTGGGAATGGGCACTTAGCCTTGCAGATAAAGAATTTAGTAGAAAAGATGCTATAGAAGCTCTAGGATTTCCTCCAAGAACAGTAGAGGCAATTACAAAGAAACTGCTAGGGATGAAATACTTACAGCGTCTTGGAGAAGGCAAAGCCACTAGATATAAAGTTATTATTTAA
- a CDS encoding efflux RND transporter periplasmic adaptor subunit, translating into MQLFLTRLVNKFYCLKMRNKVIIISSIAFILLFFISSAFLKKDQAVHSDNATSSFSVKTQECAPQNRTIYLNFSGTVNPLHRASLVSKISGKIIAIYLPDGEKVKRDDVVLKIEDYDRIEQAQKAKALLKQREIEYDSSHKLNKKGYGAQIKVEAAFTALQSAKADLKRLELDLENTAVKSPIDGYIDKINANEGDFVNAGQKIADVVDFDQILVVLYVSENEVNKIELGSTAQINLLDGKELAGEVSFISKIAEPKTGSYRVEVKVINNKMISLQGLTANVRLPSGERFAYKVPSSALSLSDEGALGIKIVDDNNYVIFAPIEIVDHESDGVWIVANNEGKPIKLIVLGHLFVKPGDKV; encoded by the coding sequence ATGCAGTTGTTTCTAACAAGATTGGTCAACAAATTCTATTGTTTAAAGATGAGAAATAAAGTAATCATCATTTCCAGTATTGCTTTTATTCTACTGTTTTTTATCAGCAGTGCATTTTTAAAAAAAGATCAGGCGGTTCATAGTGATAATGCAACTAGTAGCTTTTCAGTAAAAACTCAAGAATGTGCGCCGCAAAACCGCACTATATATTTAAATTTTTCTGGTACAGTAAATCCCTTACATAGAGCTAGCCTTGTCTCAAAAATAAGTGGTAAGATTATTGCTATTTATTTACCTGATGGTGAAAAGGTAAAAAGAGATGATGTAGTGTTAAAGATAGAAGATTATGACAGGATTGAGCAAGCTCAGAAAGCCAAAGCTTTATTAAAGCAGCGTGAAATTGAGTATGATTCCTCTCACAAACTGAATAAAAAAGGCTATGGAGCACAAATAAAAGTAGAAGCAGCTTTTACTGCGTTACAAAGTGCAAAAGCTGACCTAAAAAGGCTAGAATTGGATTTAGAAAATACTGCAGTCAAATCTCCTATAGATGGTTATATTGATAAAATCAATGCAAACGAAGGGGATTTTGTTAATGCTGGGCAAAAAATAGCTGACGTGGTCGATTTCGATCAAATTCTTGTAGTGTTATACGTTTCGGAAAATGAAGTAAATAAAATAGAGCTAGGCAGCACAGCTCAAATTAATTTACTGGACGGAAAAGAATTGGCAGGTGAAGTAAGTTTTATTAGTAAAATTGCTGAGCCTAAAACTGGGTCTTATAGGGTAGAGGTCAAGGTAATTAATAATAAAATGATATCCTTGCAGGGACTAACTGCCAACGTAAGACTACCTTCAGGCGAAAGATTTGCATATAAAGTTCCTTCTTCAGCCCTGAGCTTAAGTGACGAAGGTGCTCTTGGAATAAAGATTGTTGATGACAATAATTATGTAATATTTGCACCAATAGAAATTGTTGATCATGAGAGCGATGGGGTTTGGATAGTAGCAAATAACGAAGGTAAACCCATAAAGTTAATAGTATTGGGCCACCTATTTGTTAAGCCTGGTGATAAGGTTTAA
- the grxD gene encoding Grx4 family monothiol glutaredoxin has protein sequence MSSFEQIKKDIAENDVVLYMKGTSDFPQCGFSGLVVSILKKLNVKFKYINVLENDEIRESIKKFSDWPTIPQLYIKEEFIGGCDITREMYEKGELQNLLKEKKIIAE, from the coding sequence ATGAGCAGTTTTGAACAAATAAAAAAAGATATAGCGGAAAATGATGTGGTGTTGTACATGAAAGGCACTTCTGATTTTCCTCAATGCGGATTCTCTGGACTCGTCGTGTCAATCCTAAAAAAATTGAACGTGAAGTTTAAGTATATTAACGTGTTGGAGAATGATGAAATACGTGAATCTATAAAAAAGTTTTCTGATTGGCCAACAATTCCACAATTATATATAAAGGAAGAGTTTATCGGTGGTTGCGACATCACTCGCGAGATGTACGAAAAAGGCGAACTGCAAAATTTATTGAAGGAAAAAAAAATTATTGCGGAATAA